Proteins encoded in a region of the Sterolibacterium denitrificans genome:
- the iscR gene encoding Fe-S cluster assembly transcriptional regulator IscR — MKLTTKGRFAVTAMIDLALRQSDGPVTLAGISERQKISLSYLEQLFGKLRRHALVSSVRGPGGGYRMAKPLEDVSVADIIHAVDEPLDATQCGGKANCHDEQPCMTHTLWTTLNKHMLSYLRSVSLADLVEQQKQPQLHHHHHDHKGNGKARRTIAVASV; from the coding sequence ATGAAACTGACGACCAAGGGCCGTTTCGCCGTGACCGCGATGATCGACCTGGCCTTGCGCCAGAGTGATGGGCCGGTGACGCTGGCGGGCATCAGCGAGCGCCAGAAGATTTCCCTGTCCTATCTGGAGCAGTTGTTCGGCAAGCTGCGCCGCCATGCCCTGGTCAGCAGCGTGCGCGGGCCGGGCGGCGGCTACCGCATGGCCAAGCCGCTGGAGGACGTCTCGGTGGCCGACATCATCCATGCCGTCGATGAGCCGCTGGATGCGACCCAGTGCGGCGGCAAGGCGAATTGTCATGACGAGCAGCCCTGCATGACGCACACTCTGTGGACCACGCTCAACAAGCACATGCTGAGTTACCTGCGCTCGGTGAGTCTGGCCGATCTGGTCGAGCAGCAGAAGCAGCCGCAGCTGCATCACCATCATCACGATCACAAAGGCAATGGCAAGGCGCGGCGCACGATCGCCGTGGCTTCGGTCTGA
- the cysE gene encoding serine O-acetyltransferase: MFSRLREDIACVFDRDPAARSIWEVLTCYPGFHALQCHRFIHLLWRAGLRWLARWLSHCVRWLTGIEIHPGATIGRRVFIDHGMGVVIGETAEIGDDCTLYHGVTLGGTSWNKGKRHPTLRSGVVIGAGAQVLGPLTVGEGARVGSNAVVVRDVPAGATAVGIPARIIEGERDQAREEKAEKMGFSAYAVTREDDPLAKAIHGLLDHAVDTDRRLELLLERLERAGLLDDAAGDGMATADKFDPNYLGRIVD; this comes from the coding sequence ATGTTCAGTCGTCTGCGCGAAGACATCGCTTGCGTCTTCGATCGCGATCCCGCCGCCCGCTCGATCTGGGAGGTGCTGACCTGCTATCCGGGTTTCCATGCGCTGCAATGCCATCGCTTCATTCATCTGCTGTGGCGTGCCGGCTTGCGCTGGCTGGCGCGCTGGCTGTCGCATTGCGTGCGCTGGTTGACTGGAATAGAAATCCACCCCGGCGCCACCATCGGGCGGCGGGTTTTCATCGATCACGGGATGGGCGTGGTGATTGGCGAGACCGCCGAAATCGGCGACGACTGCACGCTGTACCACGGCGTCACGCTGGGCGGCACTTCCTGGAACAAGGGCAAGCGCCATCCGACGCTGCGCAGCGGCGTGGTGATCGGCGCCGGCGCCCAGGTGCTCGGTCCGCTGACGGTGGGCGAGGGCGCGCGCGTCGGCTCGAATGCCGTGGTGGTGCGCGACGTGCCGGCGGGCGCGACGGCGGTGGGTATCCCGGCGCGCATCATCGAAGGCGAACGCGATCAGGCGCGTGAGGAAAAAGCCGAGAAAATGGGCTTTTCCGCGTATGCCGTGACGCGCGAGGACGATCCGCTGGCCAAAGCCATCCATGGCCTGCTGGATCATGCGGTGGATACCGACCGGCGCCTCGAATTGCTGCTGGAACGCCTGGAGCGCGCCGGTCTGCTCGATGATGCGGCCGGCGACGGCATGGCGACGGCCGACAAGTTCGATCCGAACTATTTGGGCCGGATAGTTGACTAA
- a CDS encoding RNA methyltransferase — MNGTLSLARIDIILSHPSHPGNIGAAARAMKTMGLSRLTLVAPKRFPDEEATARASGASDVLAQARVCSTLEEALADTVLVAGITARRRDLAAPFHWARGGAAELLAGTQQGTRDVALLFGNETAGLSNDELAHCHLGIMIPANPDYSSLNLGAAVQLMCYELRLAALSPGEPPRGEFAPATSDEVEGLHAHLERVAIATGFLDPAQPKRLMPRLRRLFARARLEHEEVSILRGLLSTIEQPKRRNKS; from the coding sequence ATGAACGGCACCTTATCGCTTGCGCGGATCGACATCATTCTTTCCCACCCCAGTCATCCCGGCAACATCGGCGCGGCGGCGCGCGCCATGAAGACCATGGGTCTGTCGCGGCTGACGCTGGTGGCGCCCAAGCGCTTTCCCGACGAGGAGGCCACGGCGCGCGCCTCGGGGGCAAGCGATGTGCTGGCGCAGGCCCGCGTTTGCTCGACCCTGGAAGAAGCGCTGGCCGATACGGTGCTGGTGGCCGGCATAACCGCGCGCCGCCGCGACCTGGCCGCGCCTTTCCACTGGGCGCGCGGCGGCGCGGCCGAGCTGCTGGCCGGCACGCAGCAGGGCACGCGCGACGTGGCCCTGCTGTTCGGCAACGAGACGGCGGGCCTGTCGAACGACGAGCTGGCGCATTGCCATCTGGGCATCATGATTCCGGCCAATCCCGATTATTCCTCGCTGAATCTCGGTGCCGCCGTGCAGTTGATGTGCTACGAGCTGCGCCTGGCAGCCCTCTCGCCCGGCGAGCCGCCGCGCGGCGAGTTTGCGCCGGCGACCAGCGATGAGGTCGAAGGTCTGCACGCGCATCTCGAGAGAGTCGCCATTGCCACCGGGTTTCTCGATCCGGCCCAGCCCAAGCGCCTGATGCCGCGCCTGCGGCGCTTGTTCGCGCGCGCGCGCCTGGAGCACGAGGAAGTCAGCATTCTGCGGGGCTTGCTCTCCACCATCGAGCAGCCCAAGCGCCGGAATAAAAGTTGA
- a CDS encoding FimV/HubP family polar landmark protein yields the protein MKFQASAIALALAALPLGAEAAGLGNIKVLSVLGQPLLAEIDITASREEAPTLAARLAPYEAFQQAGIEYNPAISDLKVSIEKRADNRLYLQLRTDQALNEPFLDLLLEMSWAAGRLQREYLFLLDPPDALQKPAPQDAPDRLPVVRAGTAAPAAASSSSIDAKADATQPAADRKTATTEKPASTAAPNDKPAAVPAPQATQPTPDITAAAHTARTARTVAVKSGDTLSKIASEALQTLPVGVNLDQMLIALFRSNRDAFIGGNINRLRAGKILAIPDQDSIAAVDPREARELVIAQSADFNAYRKRLAATTEAAPAAQEAAPQQLATGRIEAKVEEKRPPPAASEDRLEISKSAAASAKEAGAGKSPAARTAAIEEDLVAREKTLQEANSRIAELDRNLADMRKALELKSQTLAAAQNQAAAPASTPEPAAAPAPTPKAAETTAQAGQSPAPKKPAKKKAAPAPKDAAQETEPSFIADNPELVYGGSALIALLLGYLGFSQWRKKRAAQPEAAPEDRSDPKNVEDPSINSVFGNNGGQVVDTGSTAAGSSLDTDFSVVSSGGADTNESVDPIAEADVYMAYGRNAQAEEILLDAMKKDPARHAIPLKLLEIYAARKSLKQFEAIASDLHGQTGGTGESWEQAARLGRSIDPENPLYGQANAVAAAAAAATQQPQDAGQALYDPTATMVLTPQDFDKIAAEFDAPAAPAAPLDMGAVTPDAADAGAEAEEVPESLDFELDLGSEDGHDATNASPSLDFDLGLNEPKPEPAPAADAAPAASTSSTTGGDEVDFEEAPAIDALPSIPAAVDAADAAPSSPASAAASGIDLASISLELDAHDDTDSASASAAAFATESSAGPADLDIPPLSAAAEGLAAPLSAPASPPAAPSDLADEAGSPEVDTKLELAAAYEEMGDKEGARELLQEVLNEGNAAQQAAARDRLAQLG from the coding sequence ATGAAATTTCAGGCATCCGCCATCGCCCTTGCGCTGGCCGCCTTGCCGCTGGGCGCTGAGGCTGCCGGACTCGGCAACATCAAGGTACTTTCGGTTCTCGGGCAGCCGCTGTTGGCGGAAATCGACATTACCGCCAGCCGCGAGGAAGCCCCGACGCTGGCCGCCCGTCTCGCCCCCTATGAAGCGTTCCAGCAGGCCGGCATCGAATACAACCCGGCCATCTCCGACCTGAAGGTATCGATAGAAAAACGCGCCGACAACCGGCTGTATCTGCAACTGAGAACCGATCAGGCGCTCAACGAGCCTTTCCTCGACCTGCTGCTCGAAATGAGCTGGGCTGCAGGGCGACTGCAGCGCGAATACCTCTTCCTGCTGGACCCGCCGGACGCATTGCAAAAACCGGCCCCGCAGGATGCGCCGGACAGGCTGCCGGTCGTGAGAGCGGGAACGGCAGCACCTGCCGCCGCGTCATCTTCATCTATTGACGCAAAAGCTGACGCAACACAACCGGCCGCAGACCGGAAAACCGCCACCACCGAAAAACCCGCCTCTACGGCCGCGCCGAACGACAAGCCAGCCGCAGTACCCGCCCCGCAGGCTACCCAGCCGACACCGGACATTACGGCGGCTGCCCACACGGCGCGCACTGCTCGCACCGTCGCCGTGAAGTCCGGCGACACCCTCAGCAAGATTGCCAGCGAAGCCCTGCAAACCCTGCCCGTGGGCGTCAATCTCGACCAGATGCTGATCGCCCTGTTCCGCAGCAACCGCGACGCCTTCATTGGCGGCAACATCAATCGGCTGCGCGCCGGCAAGATCCTGGCCATACCGGATCAGGACAGCATCGCTGCCGTCGACCCGCGCGAAGCGCGTGAGCTCGTCATCGCCCAGTCCGCCGATTTCAACGCCTACCGCAAGCGGCTGGCGGCAACGACCGAAGCCGCGCCGGCGGCGCAGGAAGCAGCGCCGCAACAACTGGCCACCGGCAGGATCGAAGCCAAGGTCGAAGAAAAACGCCCGCCGCCCGCTGCCAGCGAGGACAGGCTGGAAATCTCGAAGTCGGCCGCGGCGTCGGCCAAGGAAGCCGGCGCCGGGAAATCGCCGGCAGCGCGCACTGCCGCCATCGAGGAAGACCTGGTCGCCCGCGAAAAGACGCTGCAGGAAGCCAACAGCCGCATCGCCGAACTCGACAGGAATCTGGCCGACATGCGCAAGGCGCTGGAGCTGAAGAGCCAGACCCTGGCCGCAGCCCAGAACCAGGCTGCTGCGCCGGCCAGCACGCCTGAACCGGCGGCCGCGCCTGCACCCACGCCAAAAGCAGCCGAAACCACCGCGCAGGCAGGGCAATCACCTGCCCCCAAGAAGCCGGCGAAGAAAAAAGCCGCGCCTGCGCCGAAAGACGCAGCGCAGGAAACCGAACCCAGCTTCATCGCCGACAATCCTGAACTCGTCTATGGCGGCTCCGCGCTCATTGCCCTGCTGCTGGGCTACCTTGGCTTCAGCCAATGGCGGAAAAAGCGGGCCGCACAGCCCGAAGCCGCGCCTGAAGATCGCAGCGATCCAAAAAACGTGGAGGATCCGTCGATCAACTCGGTATTCGGCAACAACGGCGGCCAGGTCGTCGACACCGGCAGTACGGCAGCAGGCAGTTCGCTGGACACCGATTTCAGCGTGGTCAGCAGCGGTGGCGCCGACACCAACGAAAGTGTCGATCCCATTGCCGAAGCGGACGTCTACATGGCCTATGGGCGCAATGCCCAGGCCGAGGAAATTCTCCTCGACGCCATGAAGAAGGACCCCGCACGCCACGCCATACCGCTCAAGCTGCTGGAAATCTATGCCGCGCGCAAGAGCCTGAAACAGTTCGAGGCCATCGCCAGCGACTTGCATGGTCAAACCGGCGGCACGGGCGAAAGCTGGGAGCAGGCGGCCCGCCTCGGCCGTTCGATCGACCCGGAGAATCCGCTGTACGGCCAGGCGAACGCAGTGGCCGCCGCTGCAGCCGCAGCCACGCAACAACCGCAAGACGCAGGGCAGGCGCTCTATGACCCGACTGCCACCATGGTGCTGACGCCCCAGGATTTCGACAAGATTGCTGCCGAATTCGATGCGCCCGCCGCCCCTGCCGCGCCGCTCGACATGGGCGCGGTCACCCCCGATGCCGCCGACGCCGGGGCCGAAGCCGAGGAAGTGCCCGAATCGCTCGACTTCGAACTCGACCTGGGTAGCGAAGACGGTCACGACGCAACCAACGCCAGCCCCAGTCTCGATTTCGATCTGGGCCTGAACGAGCCCAAACCTGAACCCGCGCCGGCCGCAGATGCAGCCCCTGCCGCAAGCACCAGTAGCACGACCGGCGGTGATGAAGTCGATTTCGAGGAAGCACCTGCAATCGACGCATTGCCGAGCATCCCCGCTGCTGTCGATGCTGCCGATGCGGCGCCCTCATCGCCGGCCAGCGCTGCGGCAAGCGGGATCGACCTCGCCTCGATCAGCCTCGAACTGGACGCGCATGACGACACCGACAGCGCCAGCGCCAGCGCGGCAGCGTTCGCCACGGAGAGTTCTGCCGGTCCCGCCGATCTCGACATCCCGCCGCTGTCCGCAGCGGCCGAAGGCTTGGCTGCGCCACTCTCGGCCCCGGCTTCGCCGCCGGCAGCGCCGTCGGACTTGGCAGACGAAGCCGGCTCGCCCGAAGTGGACACCAAGCTCGAACTGGCCGCGGCCTACGAGGAAATGGGCGACAAGGAAGGCGCCCGCGAGCTGCTCCAGGAAGTCCTCAACGAAGGCAACGCCGCTCAGCAAGCCGCTGCCCGCGACAGACTCGCGCAACTTGGCTGA
- a CDS encoding CbiQ family ECF transporter T component, which yields MSIFHRFENLHPASRILLWLTLALALQWLPLSALLWFALAIFPLTLWLAGDRFKLLLRRARWLLLSIVVLFLFATPGTLLPGVAGSLGITREGLEFAATHALRLIQLLALLAMLLERLGIPALVAGLYVLLGALGLRRQRGRMALRLLLVLEYVEQGRELRRQGRSSGWQAWFDPQPDSATAAAAETAADTPIELHIAALASSDRLIMLLTLLGLVAAYLWLGSRA from the coding sequence ATGTCCATCTTCCATCGCTTCGAAAACCTGCATCCCGCCAGCCGGATACTGCTCTGGCTGACCCTGGCCCTGGCGCTGCAATGGCTGCCGTTGTCCGCGCTGCTGTGGTTTGCCCTGGCGATCTTTCCGCTGACCCTGTGGCTGGCCGGCGACCGCTTCAAGCTCCTGCTGCGCCGCGCCCGCTGGCTGCTGCTGTCCATCGTCGTCCTGTTCCTCTTCGCCACGCCGGGCACATTGTTGCCCGGGGTCGCCGGCTCCCTGGGGATCACCCGCGAAGGTCTGGAATTCGCCGCCACACACGCCCTGCGCCTGATCCAGCTCCTCGCCCTGCTCGCCATGCTGCTCGAGCGGCTCGGCATACCGGCGCTGGTCGCCGGGCTTTATGTCCTGCTCGGCGCGCTCGGCCTGCGCCGACAGCGTGGCCGCATGGCGCTGCGCCTGTTGCTGGTGCTGGAATACGTCGAACAGGGCCGCGAACTGCGTCGGCAAGGCCGCTCATCCGGCTGGCAAGCCTGGTTCGATCCGCAGCCGGATTCAGCAACGGCAGCGGCAGCAGAGACGGCAGCCGATACGCCCATCGAGCTGCATATCGCAGCGCTGGCGTCCAGCGATCGGCTGATCATGCTGCTGACGCTGCTGGGGCTGGTCGCCGCCTATCTGTGGCTGGGCAGCCGCGCATGA
- a CDS encoding entericidin A/B family lipoprotein — MRSKWILLTFTALALLAGCNTVKGIGKDIEKGGEAIQRATN; from the coding sequence ATGCGTAGCAAATGGATTCTGTTGACCTTCACGGCGCTCGCCCTGCTGGCGGGATGCAACACTGTCAAGGGCATCGGCAAGGACATCGAAAAAGGCGGCGAAGCCATCCAGCGCGCCACCAACTGA
- a CDS encoding MFS transporter yields MTALRLAAWYFVYFAFVGAYMPYFGVYLQARGFSAWEISLLLSLMQMMRLVAPNLWSWLADHHGRKKPVVYGTALLCALSFGTLFVVDGFAATFAAMALLSFFWSAALPLVEALTLSQLEGRPERYGRIRMWGSAGFVVAVQCIGALLDVQPIDSLLWASLTLLLLLFGCGLALPETPSRHDAQASVSLRAMLRRPQLLPLLWAAFLISAAHGPLYVFYSIHLVAHGYPKTLIGALWSLGVVAEILVFMLMPHLQRHYRLRSILLTTFAATVLRFLLIGWGAGSLPVLALAQLLHGISFGAFHAAMVAILHQWFPGREQVRAQALYGSISFGAGGMLGGLLSGQTWDVLGAGWTYTMGSLFALGGLLIVWRRITDTGQRCGHRGG; encoded by the coding sequence ATGACCGCCTTGCGCCTCGCGGCGTGGTACTTCGTCTATTTCGCCTTCGTCGGCGCCTACATGCCGTATTTCGGCGTGTATCTGCAGGCGCGCGGCTTCTCCGCCTGGGAAATCAGCCTGCTGCTGTCGCTGATGCAGATGATGCGCCTGGTCGCGCCCAACCTGTGGAGCTGGCTGGCCGATCATCATGGCCGCAAAAAGCCGGTGGTCTATGGCACGGCGCTGCTGTGCGCACTGAGCTTCGGCACGCTGTTCGTGGTCGACGGCTTTGCCGCCACTTTTGCCGCCATGGCGCTGCTGTCCTTCTTCTGGAGCGCGGCGCTGCCGCTGGTCGAGGCGCTGACGCTGAGCCAGCTCGAAGGCCGTCCGGAACGCTATGGCCGCATCCGCATGTGGGGCTCGGCCGGTTTCGTCGTGGCCGTGCAGTGCATCGGCGCCCTGCTCGACGTACAGCCCATCGACAGCCTGCTGTGGGCCTCGCTGACCCTGCTGCTGCTCCTCTTCGGCTGCGGCCTGGCCCTGCCGGAAACACCGTCGCGGCACGATGCGCAAGCCAGCGTTTCACTGCGCGCGATGCTGCGCCGGCCGCAGTTGCTGCCGCTGCTCTGGGCCGCCTTCCTGATCTCGGCGGCGCACGGGCCGCTGTATGTCTTCTATTCCATCCACCTGGTGGCCCACGGCTATCCGAAAACCCTGATCGGCGCCCTGTGGTCGTTGGGCGTGGTTGCCGAAATTCTGGTTTTCATGCTGATGCCCCATCTGCAGCGCCACTACCGGCTGCGCAGCATCCTGCTGACCACCTTCGCCGCCACCGTGCTGCGCTTCCTGCTGATCGGCTGGGGCGCCGGCTCGCTGCCGGTACTGGCGCTGGCGCAACTGCTGCATGGCATCAGCTTCGGCGCTTTTCACGCGGCGATGGTGGCCATCCTGCACCAGTGGTTTCCCGGCCGCGAACAGGTCCGCGCCCAGGCGCTTTACGGCAGCATCTCCTTCGGTGCCGGCGGCATGCTCGGCGGCCTGTTGAGCGGCCAGACCTGGGATGTCCTCGGCGCGGGCTGGACCTACACCATGGGTTCGCTGTTTGCCCTGGGCGGTCTGCTGATCGTCTGGCGCCGCATCACCGACACCGGCCAGCGCTGTGGACACCGAGGGGGCTGA
- a CDS encoding inositol monophosphatase family protein: MHPMLNIAVKAARRAGQIINRASLDIGQLTVGVKQQADFVTEVDKLAENAILEILGETYPEHAILAEESGSSGRADAEYQWIIDPLDGTTNFIHGFPQYAVSIALAHKGVLSHAVVYDTTRNDLYTASKGAGAFLNEKRMRVSKRNRLDEALLGTGFPYRSFAHIDTYLAIFRELAQKTAGMRRPGSAALDLAYVAAGRLDGFWEFGLSPWDMAAGALLISEAGGLVGGPTGEPTYLDSGNMIAGNPKIFAQLLQTIAPHLTPALKR; encoded by the coding sequence ATGCACCCCATGCTCAACATTGCCGTCAAGGCTGCCCGCCGCGCCGGCCAGATCATCAACCGCGCCAGCCTCGATATCGGTCAGCTCACGGTCGGCGTCAAGCAGCAGGCCGATTTCGTCACGGAAGTGGACAAGCTGGCCGAAAACGCCATACTCGAAATCCTCGGTGAAACCTATCCGGAGCACGCGATTTTAGCAGAGGAGTCGGGCAGCTCCGGCCGCGCGGATGCCGAATACCAGTGGATCATCGACCCGCTGGATGGCACGACCAATTTCATCCATGGCTTTCCGCAATATGCAGTTTCCATTGCCCTGGCGCACAAGGGCGTGCTGAGTCACGCCGTGGTCTATGACACCACGCGCAACGATTTGTACACCGCCAGCAAGGGCGCGGGCGCCTTTCTCAACGAGAAGCGCATGCGCGTCTCGAAACGCAACCGGCTCGATGAAGCCCTGCTCGGTACCGGCTTCCCCTATCGCAGCTTCGCGCATATCGACACCTACCTGGCGATCTTCCGCGAACTGGCGCAGAAAACCGCCGGCATGCGCCGCCCCGGCTCGGCCGCACTCGACCTGGCCTATGTCGCCGCCGGCCGCCTCGACGGCTTCTGGGAATTCGGCCTGAGTCCCTGGGACATGGCTGCCGGCGCCCTGCTGATCAGCGAAGCCGGCGGCCTGGTCGGCGGCCCGACGGGCGAGCCGACCTATCTCGACAGCGGCAACATGATCGCCGGCAATCCCAAGATCTTCGCGCAACTGCTGCAGACCATCGCGCCCCACCTGACGCCGGCGCTCAAGCGCTGA
- the truA gene encoding tRNA pseudouridine(38-40) synthase TruA, whose translation MKTMPSQQQIQRIALGIEYDGAAFHGWQSQPHGQTVQDVLEQAIGQVAAQPIRVHCAGRTDAGVHALNQVVHFDCAPASVRPQQAWIRGVNAHLPSSVCVRWAQPVAADFHARFDARARHYCYLLHNHPVRPALMHGRLGWHHHPLDAARMQAAAQALLGEHDFSAFRAAECQAKSAVKIMQQATVRRHGELIIFEFRADAFLQHMVRNMVGALVAVGNGREAVDSIARLLASGDRRRAAPTFSAAGLYLVGVDYAPHWNIPLPARIMPALFEI comes from the coding sequence ATGAAAACCATGCCTTCACAACAACAGATCCAGCGCATCGCCCTGGGCATCGAATACGATGGCGCGGCCTTTCACGGCTGGCAGTCCCAGCCTCACGGCCAAACCGTGCAGGACGTGCTGGAACAGGCGATCGGCCAAGTCGCCGCCCAGCCCATCCGCGTCCATTGCGCCGGGCGCACCGATGCCGGCGTGCATGCGCTGAATCAGGTGGTGCATTTCGACTGCGCGCCGGCATCGGTGCGCCCGCAACAGGCCTGGATACGCGGCGTCAACGCCCATCTGCCGTCCAGCGTCTGCGTGCGCTGGGCGCAGCCGGTGGCCGCCGACTTCCATGCCCGCTTCGACGCCCGCGCGCGCCATTACTGCTATCTGCTGCACAACCACCCGGTGCGTCCGGCGCTCATGCATGGCCGGCTCGGCTGGCATCATCACCCGCTCGATGCAGCGCGCATGCAGGCCGCCGCCCAAGCGCTACTCGGCGAACATGATTTCTCGGCTTTCCGCGCCGCCGAATGCCAGGCGAAATCCGCCGTCAAGATCATGCAGCAGGCCACCGTCCGGCGCCATGGCGAGCTGATCATCTTCGAATTTCGCGCCGACGCCTTCCTCCAGCACATGGTGCGCAACATGGTCGGCGCCCTGGTGGCGGTCGGCAATGGCCGTGAGGCCGTGGATTCCATTGCCCGGCTCCTTGCCAGCGGCGACCGGCGCCGCGCCGCGCCGACCTTCTCCGCCGCCGGCCTCTACCTGGTCGGCGTGGACTATGCGCCGCACTGGAATATCCCGCTTCCGGCCCGTATCATGCCGGCTTTGTTCGAGATTTAG
- the asd gene encoding aspartate-semialdehyde dehydrogenase translates to MKTVGMVGWRGMVGSVLMQRMREENDFPLINPVFFTTSNVGGKGPDVGRGTAALQDAKNIDALSAMDIIISCQGGDYTNAVFPKLRAAGWQGYWIDAASSLRMKDDAVIILDPVNRQVIDRALDQGVKNYIGGNCTVSLMLMAIGGLFEAGLVEWMTSMTYQAASGAGAQNMRELILQMGEAHRVAESLLKDPASAILDIDREVAGILRDERFPTASFGVPLAGSLIPWIDKDLGNGQSREEWKGAAETNKILGLEAAPIPVDGLCVRIGAMRCHSQAMTIKLRRDVPLAEIERLLAGHNGYVKVIPNEREVTMKELTPTAVTGTLQIPVGRLRKMSMGNEYLSAFSVGDQLLWGAAEPLRRMLRILVG, encoded by the coding sequence ATGAAAACGGTCGGCATGGTGGGCTGGCGCGGCATGGTGGGTTCGGTCCTCATGCAGCGCATGCGCGAGGAAAATGATTTCCCCCTGATCAACCCGGTATTCTTCACCACCTCCAATGTCGGCGGCAAAGGGCCGGATGTCGGCCGTGGTACGGCAGCGCTGCAGGACGCCAAGAACATCGATGCGCTGTCGGCGATGGACATCATCATCTCCTGCCAGGGTGGCGACTACACCAACGCCGTCTTTCCCAAGTTGCGCGCTGCCGGCTGGCAGGGCTACTGGATCGATGCGGCCTCCTCGCTGCGCATGAAAGATGATGCGGTAATCATCCTCGACCCGGTCAATCGCCAGGTCATCGACCGCGCGCTCGACCAGGGCGTGAAGAACTACATCGGCGGCAACTGCACGGTCAGCCTGATGCTGATGGCCATCGGCGGGCTGTTCGAAGCCGGCCTCGTCGAATGGATGACGTCGATGACCTACCAGGCGGCCTCCGGCGCCGGCGCGCAGAACATGCGCGAACTGATCCTGCAGATGGGCGAAGCCCATCGGGTGGCCGAAAGCCTGCTCAAGGATCCGGCCTCGGCGATCCTCGACATCGACCGCGAAGTAGCCGGCATTCTGCGCGACGAACGCTTTCCGACGGCCAGTTTCGGCGTCCCGCTGGCCGGCTCGCTGATCCCCTGGATCGACAAGGATCTGGGCAACGGCCAGAGCCGCGAAGAATGGAAGGGCGCGGCCGAAACCAACAAGATCCTCGGCCTGGAAGCCGCGCCCATTCCGGTCGATGGCCTGTGCGTGCGCATCGGCGCGATGCGCTGCCACTCCCAGGCGATGACCATCAAGCTGAGGCGGGATGTGCCGCTGGCCGAGATCGAACGCTTGCTGGCCGGCCACAACGGCTACGTCAAGGTGATTCCCAATGAGCGCGAAGTCACCATGAAGGAACTCACGCCGACCGCGGTCACCGGCACGCTGCAGATTCCGGTCGGCCGCCTGCGCAAGATGTCGATGGGCAATGAATATCTTTCGGCCTTCAGCGTCGGCGACCAACTGCTGTGGGGCGCGGCCGAGCCGCTGCGCCGGATGCTGCGCATACTCGTCGGATAA
- the aroC gene encoding chorismate synthase has product MSGNTFGTLFRITSFGESHGPAIGCVVDGCPPGLELATADIQAELDRRKPGTSRHVTQRREPDEVEILSGVFEGRTTGTPIALLIRNQDQRSKDYGNLADTFRPGHADYSYWQKYGIRDFRGGGRSSARETAVRVAAGAIAKKWLRERHAVEIRGCMTKLGSIEIPISDWSVVDENPFFAADLASVPQLEAAMDALRREGDSIGAQIHVVASGVPVGWGEPVYGRIDAEIAAAMMSINAVKGVEIGAGFASVAQKGSEHGDELTPQGFLSNHAGGIVGGITSGQDILVNLAIKPTSSIRLPRRSIDRQGQPLEVVTHGRHDPCVGIRATPIAEAMLALVLIDQALRHRAQCGDVVCPTPKIPAHP; this is encoded by the coding sequence ATGTCCGGCAACACTTTCGGCACCCTGTTCCGCATCACTTCCTTCGGCGAATCGCATGGCCCGGCGATCGGTTGCGTGGTCGACGGCTGCCCGCCGGGTCTGGAACTGGCCACGGCCGACATCCAGGCCGAACTGGATCGGCGCAAGCCCGGCACGTCGCGCCACGTCACGCAACGGCGCGAGCCGGATGAAGTCGAGATTCTGTCCGGCGTTTTCGAGGGCAGAACCACCGGCACGCCGATCGCGCTGCTGATCCGCAACCAGGACCAGCGCAGCAAGGATTACGGCAACCTTGCCGACACCTTCCGTCCGGGGCATGCCGATTACAGCTACTGGCAGAAATACGGCATCCGCGACTTTCGCGGCGGCGGCCGTTCCTCGGCGCGCGAAACGGCGGTCCGCGTGGCCGCCGGCGCCATTGCCAAGAAGTGGCTGCGCGAGCGCCACGCCGTCGAGATCCGGGGCTGCATGACGAAGCTCGGCAGCATCGAAATCCCCATCAGCGACTGGTCCGTCGTCGATGAGAATCCCTTTTTTGCCGCCGACCTGGCCAGCGTGCCGCAACTCGAAGCGGCAATGGACGCGCTGCGCCGCGAGGGCGACTCCATCGGCGCGCAAATCCACGTCGTCGCCAGCGGCGTGCCGGTCGGCTGGGGCGAGCCGGTATATGGCCGCATCGACGCCGAGATCGCCGCGGCGATGATGAGCATCAACGCCGTCAAGGGCGTCGAGATCGGCGCCGGCTTCGCCAGCGTGGCGCAAAAAGGCAGCGAGCATGGCGACGAACTGACGCCGCAGGGCTTTCTCTCCAACCATGCCGGCGGCATCGTCGGCGGCATCACCAGCGGCCAGGACATTCTGGTCAATCTCGCCATCAAGCCGACTTCCAGCATCCGCCTGCCGCGGCGCTCGATCGACCGCCAGGGGCAGCCGCTGGAAGTCGTGACCCACGGCCGCCATGACCCCTGCGTCGGCATCCGCGCCACGCCGATCGCCGAAGCGATGCTGGCGCTGGTGCTGATCGACCAGGCGCTGCGCCACCGCGCGCAGTGCGGCGACGTCGTCTGCCCGACGCCGAAGATTCCGGCACATCCCTGA